From Polynucleobacter difficilis, a single genomic window includes:
- the lspA gene encoding signal peptidase II, translating into MSAKADPHNQRRFYGWLSLACLVLVLDQASKLWAQTSLQYAVPAPVTGFLNWFLIYNPGAAFSFLASSGGWQRWLFTVLGTAAAIFMIWYLRRHQNDTLLSLAISFILGGAVGNVIDRLVYGAVVDFIDLYYGQWHWPAFNLADSAIVLGAALIIWGEIRPKRASTPT; encoded by the coding sequence GTGAGCGCCAAGGCCGACCCCCACAATCAGCGCCGTTTTTATGGCTGGCTCAGCTTGGCCTGTCTTGTCCTCGTTTTAGATCAAGCAAGCAAATTATGGGCGCAAACATCGCTGCAATATGCCGTGCCTGCGCCAGTCACCGGTTTTTTAAACTGGTTCTTGATTTACAACCCAGGCGCCGCGTTTTCTTTTTTGGCTAGTAGTGGTGGTTGGCAACGCTGGCTCTTTACCGTGCTGGGAACGGCCGCTGCTATTTTTATGATTTGGTATTTGCGCCGACACCAAAACGATACGCTGCTTTCCTTGGCAATTAGCTTTATTTTGGGCGGCGCAGTCGGCAACGTGATTGATCGCCTTGTCTATGGCGCTGTCGTGGACTTTATTGATCTGTACTATGGGCAATGGCATTGGCCCGCCTTCAATCTGGCCGATAGCGCCATTGTGCTTGGCGCAGCCCTAATAATCTGGGGTGAAATCCGTCCCAAAAGAGCATCAACCCCCACCTAA
- the coaBC gene encoding bifunctional phosphopantothenoylcysteine decarboxylase/phosphopantothenate--cysteine ligase CoaBC — protein sequence MQSLLNKKIVLGISGGIAAYKSAELARLLMQEGASVQVVMTEAATQFITPVTMQALTGNPVFTNQWDARINNNMAHIELSRAADAILIAPASADLMAKLSLGLADDLLTTLCLARDCPLLLAPAMNLQMWQHPATVRSAERLRSDHAELLGPASGAQACGEVGMGRMLEPAEITEQLIAFFQKKVLAGKRVLITAGPTFEAIDPVRGITNRSSGKMGFAIARAALEAGAEVHLIAGPCELDTPLLAAGKIQRTDVVSAKDMYEAVMASPTCDLFFGVAAVADWAIANPSKEKIKRQGGGKSTPNIEFAPNPDILLTMAQSAKKAKGKPYPYCVGFAAESTKLEEHADDKRKRKGIPLIIGNIGPDTFGSDQNQLLLIHERGSKKLAKAPKLQLARQLIQFVATQL from the coding sequence ATGCAGTCACTTCTCAATAAAAAAATTGTTCTCGGCATCTCGGGTGGCATTGCCGCCTATAAGTCTGCCGAATTAGCTCGCCTACTGATGCAAGAGGGGGCAAGCGTTCAAGTCGTCATGACCGAGGCTGCAACCCAGTTCATCACACCCGTAACCATGCAAGCATTAACTGGTAATCCTGTGTTCACGAATCAATGGGATGCGCGCATCAATAATAATATGGCGCACATTGAGTTATCGCGCGCCGCAGATGCGATTTTGATTGCGCCTGCTAGCGCTGATTTGATGGCCAAGCTATCCCTTGGTCTCGCCGATGATCTCCTCACCACCCTTTGCCTCGCGCGCGATTGCCCTTTGCTCTTGGCGCCCGCGATGAACTTGCAGATGTGGCAACACCCCGCAACTGTGCGCAGTGCGGAGCGCTTGCGCAGTGATCACGCTGAATTACTCGGACCCGCCAGTGGCGCCCAAGCTTGCGGTGAAGTGGGTATGGGCAGAATGCTCGAGCCCGCTGAAATCACCGAGCAATTGATTGCCTTCTTTCAGAAAAAAGTACTGGCAGGAAAACGGGTATTAATTACTGCAGGCCCTACGTTTGAGGCAATTGATCCGGTACGTGGCATTACCAACCGCAGTTCCGGCAAGATGGGCTTTGCCATAGCCAGAGCCGCTCTGGAGGCTGGCGCAGAAGTGCACCTAATCGCGGGTCCATGTGAGTTAGATACCCCCCTTCTTGCTGCAGGAAAAATCCAGCGGACCGATGTGGTTTCGGCCAAAGACATGTATGAGGCAGTGATGGCCTCGCCCACTTGCGATCTATTTTTTGGTGTTGCCGCAGTAGCGGACTGGGCCATTGCCAACCCCTCCAAAGAAAAGATCAAACGTCAGGGCGGCGGCAAATCGACGCCGAATATTGAGTTCGCCCCCAACCCTGATATTTTGCTTACTATGGCGCAGTCTGCCAAAAAGGCTAAAGGTAAGCCATATCCCTACTGTGTTGGTTTTGCTGCCGAGTCAACCAAACTCGAAGAGCATGCAGATGACAAGCGCAAGCGCAAAGGCATCCCGCTGATTATTGGCAATATCGGCCCCGATACCTTTGGTAGCGACCAAAATCAACTGCTTCTGATTCATGAGCGTGGCAGTAAGAAATTAGCAAAAGCTCCAAAGCTGCAGCTCGCACGCCAACTCATTCAATTTGTTGCAACCCAACTCTAA
- the dut gene encoding dUTP diphosphatase — MQTLQVKILDERMRDQMPSYGTPGSAGLDLRACIDAAMVIAPGQTVLVPTGLSIYVEDPRYAALILPRSGLGHKHGIVLGNLVGLIDSDYQGQLMVSTWNRSSTPFTLEPMERLAQLVIVPIQQVELKIVDEFAESSRGTGGFGSTGRG, encoded by the coding sequence ATGCAAACACTGCAAGTCAAAATTCTCGATGAACGCATGCGCGATCAAATGCCGAGCTACGGCACTCCGGGTAGTGCCGGCCTAGACCTGCGTGCCTGTATCGATGCCGCCATGGTGATTGCTCCAGGTCAAACGGTATTGGTACCGACTGGCTTGTCCATCTACGTAGAAGATCCACGCTACGCAGCCCTCATCCTGCCGCGCTCAGGCCTCGGTCATAAGCATGGCATTGTGCTGGGTAACCTTGTCGGCCTGATTGATTCCGATTACCAGGGGCAACTCATGGTGAGCACGTGGAATCGCAGCAGCACGCCCTTCACCCTTGAGCCCATGGAGCGCTTAGCGCAGCTCGTGATCGTGCCCATACAGCAAGTGGAACTCAAGATCGTCGATGAGTTCGCTGAAAGCAGTCGCGGGACGGGCGGGTTTGGAAGTACGGGGAGAGGATAA
- a CDS encoding HigA family addiction module antitoxin, translating to MRTIAPVSPGEMLEEEFLKPLGLTKYRLAKDIGVPPQRIGDIVAGKRSITADTDLRLCKYFGLSDGWWLRGQASYDTAVAKSNLADVLKRIEPCQLLAA from the coding sequence ATGAGAACGATTGCACCTGTCTCGCCCGGCGAGATGTTAGAAGAAGAATTTTTAAAGCCACTGGGTCTTACCAAATATCGTCTGGCTAAAGATATCGGAGTGCCTCCGCAACGTATTGGTGACATTGTTGCAGGAAAACGCTCCATTACCGCCGATACCGATCTGCGCCTCTGTAAATACTTTGGACTGAGTGATGGCTGGTGGCTAAGAGGGCAGGCAAGCTACGACACCGCAGTTGCAAAGAGTAATTTAGCCGATGTTTTGAAACGGATTGAGCCCTGCCAGTTACTTGCTGCCTAA
- the clpA gene encoding ATP-dependent Clp protease ATP-binding subunit ClpA, with translation MIAQELEVSLHMAFVDARAARHEFITVEHLLAALLDNATAVEVLKACSVNIAELRAQLKNFINDNTPVVPGTEEVDTQPTLGFQRVIQRSIMHVQSTSNGKKEVTGANVLVAIFGEKDSHAVYFLQQQGVTRLDVVNFISHGIRKDQVEPAKAADPSQETEESAASGKESPLDQFTQNLNAMARQGKIDPLIGRDSEVERVVQVLCRRRKNNPLLVGEAGVGKTAIAEGLAWRITKGEVPDILANATVYSLDMGALLAGTKYRGDFEQRLKGVLKALKDNSNGILFIDEIHTLIGAGAASGGTLDASNLLKPALSNGQLKCIGATTFTEYRSIFEKDAALARRFQKVDVVEPTVDQTVQILRGLKSRFEEHHSVKYASAALVAAAELSSRYINDRHLPDKAIDVIDEAGAAQRILPKSKQKKTIGRPEIEEIVAKIARIPPQSVTVDDRSKLQTLDRDIKSVVFGQDPAIEALASAIKMTRAGLGKIDRPIGSFLFSGPTGVGKTEVAKQLAYILGIELLRFDMSEYMERHAVSRLIGAPPGYVGFDQGGLLTEAVNKKPHCVLLLDEVEKAHPDIFNILLQVMDHGTLTDNNGRKTDFRNVIIIMTTNAGAEAMQKSVIGFTNARESGDEMADIKKFFTPEFRNRLDAIVSFKALDETIIMRVVDKFLMQLEEQLHEKKVDATFSPELRAHLAKHGFDPLMGARPMQRIIQDTVRKALADELLFGRLAQGGTVAVGIDADGKVLLDIHQATPPTKASKTDVAPAEEI, from the coding sequence ATGATTGCCCAAGAATTAGAAGTGAGCTTGCACATGGCGTTTGTTGATGCGCGGGCCGCGCGGCACGAGTTCATCACCGTCGAACATCTTCTGGCTGCGCTCCTCGATAACGCGACTGCAGTGGAGGTCCTGAAAGCGTGTTCAGTGAACATTGCTGAGCTGCGTGCTCAGCTTAAAAACTTTATCAATGACAACACCCCAGTTGTGCCTGGCACCGAGGAAGTGGATACACAACCGACGCTGGGATTTCAGCGGGTGATTCAGCGCTCGATCATGCACGTGCAATCCACTTCCAACGGCAAGAAGGAAGTAACTGGCGCTAATGTGCTGGTCGCCATTTTTGGTGAGAAGGATTCGCACGCGGTGTATTTCTTGCAGCAGCAAGGCGTTACTCGCTTAGATGTAGTCAACTTTATTAGCCACGGCATTCGCAAGGATCAAGTTGAGCCAGCAAAGGCGGCGGATCCAAGCCAAGAGACTGAAGAGTCAGCGGCCAGCGGCAAAGAAAGCCCGCTTGATCAGTTCACGCAAAACCTCAATGCCATGGCCCGCCAAGGCAAGATTGACCCCCTAATTGGGCGCGACAGTGAAGTCGAGCGCGTAGTGCAAGTGCTCTGCCGTCGTCGTAAAAATAATCCACTCTTAGTAGGTGAGGCCGGCGTAGGTAAAACCGCGATTGCGGAAGGCTTAGCATGGCGCATAACCAAGGGCGAAGTGCCTGATATTTTGGCCAATGCCACGGTCTATTCGCTGGACATGGGCGCACTGCTTGCTGGCACTAAATACCGCGGTGATTTTGAGCAGCGCTTGAAGGGTGTGCTCAAAGCCCTGAAAGATAATTCCAACGGTATTTTGTTTATCGATGAGATTCACACTTTGATTGGTGCTGGCGCTGCTTCGGGCGGCACCTTGGATGCCAGTAATTTACTTAAGCCTGCTTTATCGAACGGCCAGCTCAAGTGCATTGGCGCCACCACCTTTACCGAATACCGCAGTATTTTTGAAAAGGATGCTGCACTGGCGCGTCGCTTCCAAAAGGTTGATGTGGTTGAGCCTACGGTTGATCAGACGGTGCAAATCTTGCGCGGCCTGAAGTCCCGCTTTGAAGAGCACCACAGCGTGAAATACGCTTCTGCTGCCTTGGTTGCTGCTGCTGAATTGTCCTCACGCTACATCAATGATCGCCATTTGCCGGATAAAGCAATTGATGTGATTGATGAAGCAGGCGCTGCCCAGCGTATCTTGCCTAAATCAAAACAGAAGAAAACCATTGGCCGCCCTGAGATTGAGGAGATTGTAGCTAAGATTGCACGTATACCACCGCAATCGGTCACGGTTGATGACCGCAGTAAATTGCAAACCTTGGACCGCGACATTAAGAGCGTCGTCTTTGGTCAGGATCCAGCGATCGAAGCGTTGGCAAGCGCGATTAAGATGACGCGTGCCGGTCTTGGCAAGATTGATCGTCCCATTGGTTCCTTCTTGTTCTCGGGCCCAACCGGTGTTGGTAAGACGGAGGTTGCAAAACAACTGGCTTACATTCTCGGCATTGAGTTATTGCGCTTTGACATGTCGGAGTACATGGAGCGCCATGCGGTGAGCCGTTTAATCGGCGCGCCTCCAGGCTATGTTGGTTTTGATCAGGGCGGTTTGTTAACTGAGGCGGTCAATAAGAAGCCCCATTGCGTGTTGTTGCTCGACGAGGTTGAAAAAGCCCATCCGGACATTTTTAACATTCTCTTGCAGGTGATGGATCACGGCACGCTCACCGACAACAATGGCCGTAAGACGGATTTCCGCAACGTCATCATCATCATGACCACGAACGCCGGTGCTGAAGCCATGCAGAAGTCGGTTATTGGCTTTACCAATGCACGTGAGTCTGGCGATGAGATGGCCGATATCAAGAAGTTCTTTACGCCAGAGTTCCGTAACCGCTTAGATGCGATTGTGTCCTTTAAGGCGCTCGATGAGACCATCATCATGCGGGTAGTTGACAAGTTCTTAATGCAGCTTGAAGAGCAGTTGCATGAGAAGAAAGTCGACGCTACCTTCAGTCCTGAGTTACGGGCACATTTAGCGAAACACGGTTTTGATCCTTTAATGGGCGCAAGGCCAATGCAACGCATTATTCAGGACACCGTCCGCAAAGCCCTTGCGGATGAATTGCTCTTTGGTCGCCTGGCGCAAGGCGGTACGGTTGCGGTTGGGATTGATGCGGACGGCAAAGTGCTGCTGGACATTCATCAGGCTACCCCACCAACGAAGGCCAGCAAGACCGATGTGGCGCCTGCTGAGGAAATCTAA
- the clpS gene encoding ATP-dependent Clp protease adapter ClpS, translating into MVHMSRAIKIPGNTNPLIPGIGDTALLEKQAEKLKAPAMFKVMLLNDDYTPMEFVVMVIQEYFNKDHETATRIMLQVHLAGKGVCGIFTRDVAATKVHQVVELSREAGHPLQCTMEEA; encoded by the coding sequence ATGGTTCATATGAGTCGCGCAATCAAAATTCCTGGTAATACCAACCCATTAATTCCGGGTATTGGCGACACCGCATTACTCGAAAAGCAGGCAGAGAAGCTCAAAGCCCCTGCCATGTTCAAAGTGATGCTCCTTAATGATGATTACACCCCCATGGAGTTCGTGGTGATGGTGATTCAGGAATACTTTAATAAGGATCATGAGACGGCCACCCGGATCATGCTCCAGGTTCATTTGGCTGGCAAAGGCGTTTGCGGAATCTTTACCCGTGACGTGGCTGCCACCAAAGTGCACCAGGTTGTTGAGCTATCCCGTGAAGCGGGTCACCCACTACAGTGCACTATGGAGGAAGCATGA
- a CDS encoding cold-shock protein — protein sequence MATGVVKWFNDAKGFGFIKPDDGEEELFAHFSAITMGGFKTLKEGQKVTFDITQGPKGKQATNIQGA from the coding sequence ATGGCGACCGGAGTTGTTAAGTGGTTTAATGATGCAAAAGGTTTCGGGTTTATTAAACCTGATGATGGTGAAGAAGAGCTGTTCGCGCATTTCAGCGCGATTACTATGGGCGGTTTTAAAACCCTCAAAGAAGGCCAAAAGGTAACGTTTGACATTACCCAAGGTCCTAAAGGCAAACAAGCGACCAATATTCAAGGCGCTTAA
- a CDS encoding DUF192 domain-containing protein: protein MLTFIRHTLFAGLLALTTGLSLAQSINTSLPIIELKTSIYRIQAEVASTPQARQVGLMNRTSMPTDSGMLFIFDQKATHCFWMSNTKIPLAIAFIADDGKIVNIEEMQAETLNNHCPKAPVRYALEMNRQWFSQRAIGPGSVIQGLPRQ, encoded by the coding sequence ATGCTGACCTTCATTCGCCATACGCTTTTCGCTGGATTGCTCGCACTAACAACAGGCCTGAGCCTGGCGCAAAGTATTAATACCAGTCTCCCCATTATTGAGCTAAAGACGAGCATCTATCGTATACAGGCTGAGGTAGCGAGTACCCCGCAAGCACGGCAAGTGGGACTCATGAATCGCACCTCCATGCCAACCGACTCGGGCATGCTGTTTATCTTCGATCAAAAAGCCACGCACTGCTTCTGGATGAGCAATACCAAGATCCCCTTGGCGATTGCCTTTATTGCCGATGATGGCAAGATCGTTAACATTGAAGAGATGCAGGCAGAGACCTTGAATAATCACTGCCCTAAAGCGCCGGTTCGCTACGCCTTAGAGATGAACCGGCAATGGTTTAGCCAGCGGGCAATTGGCCCTGGTAGCGTGATCCAGGGCTTACCGCGCCAATAA
- the ppnP gene encoding pyrimidine/purine nucleoside phosphorylase, with protein sequence MQFDHASVGKKANVYFDGKCVSHTVTLADGTRKSVGVVLPSTLRFDLSTREVMEVVDGTAYVSINGAPEQTFAAGQSWEVAAGGYFVIRAESPVHYVCHFD encoded by the coding sequence ATGCAATTCGATCACGCCTCCGTAGGAAAAAAAGCCAATGTCTACTTTGATGGGAAGTGCGTATCGCATACCGTTACGTTGGCTGATGGCACGCGCAAATCGGTGGGTGTCGTATTGCCGAGCACCCTACGTTTTGACTTGAGCACCCGCGAAGTCATGGAAGTGGTTGATGGTACGGCTTATGTGAGTATCAACGGAGCGCCTGAGCAAACCTTCGCCGCAGGCCAAAGTTGGGAGGTCGCCGCAGGGGGTTACTTTGTGATTCGTGCGGAATCACCTGTGCATTACGTTTGCCACTTCGACTAA
- a CDS encoding argininosuccinate synthase has protein sequence MSEIKKAVLAYSGGLDTSVILKWLQDTYQCEIVTFTADLGQGEELEPARTKALQFGIKPENIFIDDLREEFVRDFVFPMFRANTVYEGEYLLGTSIARPLIAKRQIEIARQVKADSVSHGATGKGNDQVRFELGYYALEPGIKVIAPWREWDLLSREKLLAYAEKHGIPVEMKHKQGGAPYSMDANLLHISFEGRHLENPNAEAEESMWRWTVSPENAPDAAEIIEIEFRAGDPVAINGKAYKPHELLAELNRLGGKHGIGRLDLVENRFVGMKSRGCYETPGGTILLKAHRGIESITLDREVAHLKDDLMPRYASLIYNGYWWSPERLALQTLIDHTQTSVNGVVRLKLYKGSVSVISRDSANTLFDQNIATFDDDGGAYNQADAGGFIKLNALRMRIAEIAKRKRASK, from the coding sequence ATGTCGGAAATTAAAAAAGCAGTTTTAGCGTACTCGGGTGGTTTAGATACCAGTGTGATCTTGAAGTGGTTACAAGATACCTACCAGTGTGAAATCGTGACCTTTACTGCTGATCTGGGCCAGGGCGAAGAGTTGGAGCCAGCCCGCACTAAAGCCCTGCAATTTGGCATCAAGCCAGAAAACATTTTCATCGATGATTTGCGTGAAGAGTTTGTTCGCGATTTCGTGTTTCCGATGTTCCGCGCCAATACGGTATACGAGGGCGAGTATTTGCTCGGCACCTCGATTGCTCGCCCTCTGATTGCCAAGCGGCAAATTGAGATTGCGCGCCAGGTCAAGGCCGACTCGGTTTCGCATGGCGCTACTGGCAAAGGCAACGACCAGGTTCGGTTTGAGCTGGGCTATTACGCGCTTGAACCAGGGATCAAAGTCATTGCGCCGTGGCGCGAATGGGATTTGTTGTCCCGCGAAAAACTCCTCGCCTATGCTGAGAAACATGGCATTCCAGTCGAGATGAAGCACAAGCAAGGTGGTGCTCCTTACTCCATGGATGCCAACTTATTGCACATTAGTTTTGAAGGCCGCCATCTCGAGAATCCCAATGCGGAGGCCGAAGAATCAATGTGGCGTTGGACGGTTTCCCCCGAGAACGCACCCGATGCAGCAGAGATCATTGAAATTGAATTCCGTGCGGGTGACCCAGTAGCTATTAACGGCAAAGCCTACAAGCCCCATGAGCTCTTGGCTGAGCTCAATCGCCTGGGTGGCAAGCACGGCATTGGCCGCCTCGATTTAGTCGAAAACCGCTTTGTCGGCATGAAGAGCCGTGGCTGCTATGAAACCCCCGGCGGCACGATTTTGCTTAAAGCCCACCGCGGTATCGAGAGCATTACGCTCGATCGCGAAGTGGCCCACCTCAAAGACGATTTAATGCCACGCTACGCTAGCCTGATTTATAACGGCTACTGGTGGTCGCCAGAGCGCTTGGCACTGCAGACTTTAATTGACCATACCCAAACCAGCGTCAACGGTGTAGTCCGTTTGAAGCTCTACAAAGGATCCGTCTCGGTGATTTCAAGGGACTCTGCCAACACCTTGTTTGATCAGAACATTGCCACATTTGATGACGATGGTGGCGCATACAACCAAGCCGATGCAGGTGGATTCATTAAGCTCAACGCCTTACGCATGCGCATTGCTGAAATTGCAAAACGCAAACGCGCCTCCAAGTAG
- the argF gene encoding ornithine carbamoyltransferase, which produces MNTSLAKPQVPGQLKHYLQFTDLTRSEYDYLFARSAWLKTKFKSYETWHPLHDRTLAMIFEKQSTRTRLSFEAGIHQLGGHAVYLNTRDTQLGRGEPVEDAAQVISRMTDIIMIRTFGQDIIERFAANSRVPVINGLTNEFHPCQVLADIFTFVEARGPIAGKTVAWVGDANNMAYTWIQAAEVLGFQVRFSAPTGYTLDPARLSAAAANHLTVCNSPEDACKDADLVSTDVWTSMGFEDENSSRMAAFKNWMVSDSLMALAKPNALFMHCLPVHRGEEVSASVIDGPQSVVWEEAENRLHVQKALMEYLLCGRLD; this is translated from the coding sequence ATGAATACCTCTTTAGCAAAGCCCCAAGTGCCGGGCCAACTGAAGCATTATTTGCAATTTACTGATCTGACGCGCAGCGAATACGATTATCTCTTCGCCCGTTCTGCTTGGCTCAAGACTAAATTCAAGAGCTACGAAACTTGGCATCCCCTCCATGATCGCACCTTAGCGATGATTTTTGAAAAACAGTCGACCCGTACACGGCTTTCATTTGAGGCGGGTATTCATCAACTGGGCGGTCACGCGGTTTACCTCAATACGCGCGATACCCAATTGGGTCGCGGCGAGCCGGTTGAGGATGCCGCTCAAGTCATTTCTAGAATGACCGACATCATCATGATTCGTACCTTTGGCCAAGACATCATCGAGCGCTTTGCCGCCAACTCCCGGGTACCGGTCATCAATGGTTTAACCAACGAGTTTCACCCATGCCAGGTATTGGCTGATATTTTTACTTTTGTAGAGGCGCGTGGCCCGATTGCAGGTAAAACAGTTGCCTGGGTTGGTGATGCGAACAATATGGCCTATACCTGGATTCAGGCGGCTGAAGTGTTGGGCTTTCAGGTCCGCTTTTCAGCTCCGACTGGATACACCCTTGATCCTGCTCGCTTAAGCGCTGCAGCAGCCAATCACCTCACGGTTTGCAATAGCCCCGAGGATGCATGCAAGGATGCTGACCTCGTGAGCACGGATGTCTGGACTAGCATGGGCTTTGAGGACGAAAATAGCTCCAGAATGGCGGCGTTTAAAAACTGGATGGTCTCGGATAGTTTGATGGCCTTGGCCAAGCCCAATGCACTCTTTATGCATTGCCTGCCAGTCCATCGAGGCGAGGAAGTATCTGCTTCCGTGATCGATGGTCCGCAGAGCGTTGTTTGGGAAGAGGCTGAAAATCGTCTGCATGTCCAAAAAGCATTAATGGAATACCTGTTATGCGGCCGCTTGGATTAA
- a CDS encoding DUF3579 domain-containing protein: MKHKKLFIQGINSSGKPFRPSDWAERLCGVMASFRPPGDHADPRFTFSPYARPVQIAQIKCVVIDTRLHDIDPRALDFVLNFAKDNDLAIEEACEFEPKSQTHT, from the coding sequence TTGAAACACAAAAAACTGTTCATCCAAGGGATTAATTCTTCCGGCAAGCCATTTCGGCCGAGCGATTGGGCTGAGCGACTCTGCGGGGTCATGGCTTCATTTAGGCCACCCGGCGATCATGCCGATCCGCGCTTTACCTTTTCACCCTATGCAAGGCCAGTTCAAATAGCGCAGATCAAGTGCGTCGTGATCGATACCCGACTGCATGACATCGACCCACGCGCCCTCGACTTTGTTCTCAACTTTGCCAAAGACAATGATTTGGCCATTGAGGAAGCATGCGAATTCGAACCTAAATCACAAACCCATACTTAA
- the rpsT gene encoding 30S ribosomal protein S20, whose protein sequence is MANTAQARKRARQAVKQNEHNSSLRSKLRTSIKAVRKAIDTGDKAAAAKVFVAAQATIDKIADKKIAHKNTAARQKSRLSAAIKAMAA, encoded by the coding sequence ATGGCCAATACCGCACAGGCACGCAAGCGCGCCAGGCAAGCAGTAAAACAAAACGAGCACAACTCCAGTTTGCGTTCGAAGCTTCGTACATCCATCAAGGCTGTGCGCAAAGCAATCGACACTGGCGATAAAGCTGCTGCTGCGAAAGTATTTGTCGCTGCGCAAGCAACCATCGACAAAATTGCAGACAAGAAAATTGCACACAAAAATACCGCGGCTCGTCAAAAGTCCCGTTTGTCTGCAGCAATTAAGGCAATGGCAGCCTAA